From the genome of Gorilla gorilla gorilla isolate KB3781 chromosome 4, NHGRI_mGorGor1-v2.1_pri, whole genome shotgun sequence, one region includes:
- the CD300E gene encoding CMRF35-like molecule 2 — MTQAPLHTLGFQLGPRFAEDGSQGDRNMWLLPALLLLCLSGCLSLTGPGSVTGTAGDSLTVWCQYESMYKGYNKYWCRGQYDTSCESIVETKGEEKLERNGRVSIRDHLEALAFTVTMQNLNEDDAGSYWCKIQTLWILDSWSRDPSALVRVYVSPAITAPRRTTHPVTPPIFPVVNPGRNLSTGEVLTQNSGFRLSSPHFLLMVLLKLPLLLSMLGAVFWVNRP, encoded by the exons ATGACCCAGGCTCCGTTACATACACTTGGATTCCAGCTGGGACCTAGATTTGCTGAGGACGGAAGCCAAGGAGACAGGAACATGTGGCTGCTCCCAGCTCTACTccttctctgcctctcag GCTGTTTGTCTCTGACGGGCCCAGGCTCTGTGACTGGCACTGCGGGGGACTCTCTGACAGTGTGGTGTCAGTATGAGAGCATGTACAAGGGATATAACAAATACTGGTGCCGAGGACAGTACGACACGTCATGTGAGAGCATTGTGGAGACCAAGGGAGAAGAGAAGCTGGAGAGGAATGGCCGCGTGTCCATCAGAGACCACCTGGAGGCTCTCGCCTTCACTGTGACCATGCAGAACCTCAATGAAGATGATGCTGGATCTTACTGGTGCAAAATTCAGACACTGTGGATCCTGGATTCATGGTCACGTGATCCCTCGGCCCTGGTTAGGGTGTATGTTTCCCCAG CAATTACAGCCCCAAGGAGGACCACACATCCAGTCACACCTCCCATCTTCCCGGTGGTGAACCCTGGGCGAAACCTCAGCACTGGGGAGGTGTTGACCCAAAATTCAGG GTTCCGGCTCAGCAGCCCTCACTTCCTGCTCATGGTCCTTCTGAAGCTGCCCCTGCTCCTGAGCATGCTGGGTGCTGTCTTTTGGGTGAACAGGCCTTAG